One Danio rerio strain Tuebingen ecotype United States chromosome 13, GRCz12tu, whole genome shotgun sequence DNA window includes the following coding sequences:
- the LOC141377136 gene encoding serine/threonine-protein kinase pim-2-like — protein sequence MSSSSVLSAIQQYSDKMAFSKLINRLKKAFGVKCANEQPCEPLEPTGSTTENHRHLMTDDPAVAAGKQAGRQKKRKLKLSPIFFACFSRRRATVVDQLCVQEIHELHAEPISSSKFFCTAVSNLELEVLQPPALDAPADEDLDFKLEVNSFDSAVVIENDSAELHFPADNESSLSEDSLEQELDSPPSSPSDENNELPVSQQLITDDICDSALDENWNPLPDQVSQEDSAVKSTADDGTCLDNNDISCRYKLGKQLGEGGFGSVYEGIRIQDGLQVAVKFVQKTPNMQDVSSSCDQPLPLEITLANMASGGSRCANIIQLLDWQVFKNHYVMVMERPSPSMDLEAFLEVSGGVLSEKTAHTIMRQAVYAANVCCYRGVFHRDIKLQNLLVNPDTLEVKLIDFGCGDFMMESAYSLFSGTEAYIPPEFYEKGCYRAKPATVYSLGVLLFTMLHGEFPSAYDLYYLQHDWSKFTLSQECCDMMRACLHENPECRIPLEEMPYHDWSMLEF from the exons ATGtctagtagttcagtactttctgcgATTCAACAGTACAGTGATAAAATGGCATTTTCAAAACTGATTAACCGTCTGAAGAAAGCGTTTGGTGTTAAGTGTGCGAACGAACAACCGTGTGAGCCACTCGAACCCACCGGCAGCACGACAGAGAATCACCGTCATCTGATGACCGATGACCCGGCCGTCGCTGCAGGAAAACAGGCAGGGAGACAGAAAAAGAGGAAACTCAAATTGTCTCCCATCTTCTTCGCCTGTTTTTCCAGAAGAAGAGCTACTGTTGTTG ATCAGCTTTGTGTGCAGGAGATCCACGAACTTCACGCAGAGCCCATCAGTAGCTCTAAATTCTTCTGCACTGCTGTGAGCAACCTGGAGCTGGAAGTTCTCCAACCTCCAGCTCTTGATGCTCCAGCAGACGAAGATTTGGACTTTAAGCTGGAAGTGAACAGCTTTGACTCTGCAGTGGTCATTGAGAACGACTCTGCAGAGCTTCACTTCCCAGCAGACAACGAATCCTCCCTCAGTGAGGACAGCCTGGAGCAAGAGCTTGATAGTCCTCCAAGTTCACCATCTGATGAAAACAATGAACTTCCAGTGAGCCAGCAGCTCATAACAGATGACATCTGTGACTCTGCCCTGGATGAAAACTGGAACCCTTTACCGGATCAGGTCTCACAAGAGGACTCTGCTGTGAAGTCTACAGCAGATGatgggacctgcttggacaata ATGACATCAGCTGCCGCTACAAACTCGGAAAGCAGCTTGGTGAAGGAGGTTTCGGCTCCGTGTATGAGGGGATTCGCATACAGGATGGTCTGCAG GTGGCAGTTAAATTTGTTCAGAAGACCCCAAATATGCAAGATGTCAGCTCT tcatgtgaccaGCCACTTCCTCTAGAGATCACCTTGGCAAACATGGCCAGCGGTGGCTCCAGGTGTGCGAACATTATTCAGCTTCTGGACTGGCAGGTCTTTAAAAACCATTACGTCATGGTGATGGAGCGGCCTAGTCCAAGCATGGACCTGGAGGCATTCCTTGAAGTCAGCGGTGGAGTCCTCAGTGAGAAAACAGCACATACCATCATGAGGCAAGCTGTTTATGCTGCCAACGTGTGCTGTTACCGCGGGGTGTTCCACCGGGACATTAAGCTTCAAAACCTGCTGGTGAACCCCGACACACTGGAAGTCAAGCTGATCGACTTCGGGTGTGGAGACTTCATGATGGAATCAGCCTACAGTCTCTTCTCTG GCACAGAAGCGTACATCCCGCCAGAGTTTTATGAAAAAGGATGCTACCGGGCCAAACCAGCGACGGTCTATTCTCTTGGGGTTCTTCTGTTCACAATGCTCCATGGAGAATTCCCATCAGCGTATGACCTGTACTACCTTCAACATGACTggtccaaatttaccctctctcaag AATGCTGTGATATGATGAGGGCTTGTCTGCATGAGAATCCAGAGTGCAGAATTCCTCTAGAAGAGATGCCTTACCACGACTGGTCCATGCTGGAGTTCTGA